A DNA window from Malus domestica chromosome 12, GDT2T_hap1 contains the following coding sequences:
- the LOC139189790 gene encoding uncharacterized protein, which yields MANLAKLDYDAVDITGKNYLTWVLDTKIHLEAGNLGDTIREESSSSFQELAKAMIFIRRHLDEALKSEITSQLKLCGDTITEENLLEKTFSTFHASNMLIQQQYRARAEQNNELLMKNHHSRPTRSAPFPEVNVTSLEMNSTSSGGDNHKQGRGHKRGRWNRKGKNHGGQFHNQVPRHNSGPSFKHMNRHKGKAHMNNAPRNSEGAYHRCGGNGHWSRTCRTPKHLVDLYQASLKEKGVETNFLDQAKPMDIPNQVCDLSGQLNTTHLDVSDFIMERGNEVYRSD from the exons atggcgaacTTGGCGAAGCTTGATTATGATGCCGTGGACATTACCGGGAAAaattaccttacctgggtactggataccaagatccatctggaagcagggaatcttggagataccatcaggGAAGAGAGCAGCTCATCCTTTCAAGAGCTGGCGAAGGCTATGATTTTTATTCGtcgccatcttgatgaggcactaaagagcga aattacctctcagCTGAAGCTCTGTGGGGATACTATTACTGAGGAAAATttgctggaaaagactttcagcacatttCATGCCTCTAACATGCTCATACAGCAGCAGTATAGAGCACgag ctgaacagaacaatgagctcctgatgaaaaaccATCATTCCCGACCTACTAGATCTGCaccattcccagaagtgaatgttACTTCCCTCGAAATGAACTCCACATCCTCTGGTGGCGATAATCATAAACAAGGACGTGGCCACAAGCGAGGTCGGTGGAACaggaaaggcaagaaccatggtggtcagtttcacaaccaggttccaaggcATAATTCAGGCCCGAGCTTCAAACATATgaatcgccacaaaggcaaagctcACATGAACAATGCTCCCAGGAACTCTGAAGGAGCCtaccataggtgtggtggcaatgggcatTGGTCGCGTACTtgtcgtaccccaaaacatctggtggatctgtatcaagcctccctcaaggagaagggtgtcgagaccaattttctcgaccaggctaaaccaatggatataccTAATCAAGTGTGTGACTTATCAGGACAGTTGAACACAACCCACCTGGATGTTTCAGACTTCATTATggaaagagggaatgaagtaTACCGGTCCGACTGA